A genomic window from Phoenix dactylifera cultivar Barhee BC4 unplaced genomic scaffold, palm_55x_up_171113_PBpolish2nd_filt_p 000092F, whole genome shotgun sequence includes:
- the LOC103700489 gene encoding uncharacterized protein LOC103700489 isoform X1, whose amino-acid sequence MCMVKFGHIMLSCMQMKMLDPCIFFPLKMHIYDRSLGSCGNDKQGGMIPKDNSPTPIPRSHECGASDGNTSSASAIEGNYDSGFVGWDVLKAQHGLKNFSKRTKMSNVSENGSKGSHLSSLNLLASLASMTTVQLLLAGPMVALEQRAAQEPLVARVMNGGLHSMLQQMGRSVSRGPTASMVTAGIIATQTLAAVAHQIGCHPHHHRGVHECTNTRRPDWHLIPLVFLLDARFLWAVELQKEEQI is encoded by the exons ATGTGTATGGTCAAGTTTGGCCACATCATGTTGAGCTGTATGCAAATGAAGATGCTTGACCCCTGCATTTTTTTCCCGCTAAAGATGCACATTTATGATCGTAGTCTTGGTTCATGTGGAAATGACAAGCAG GGAGGAATGATACCAAAGGACAACTCTCCTACCCCAATTCCTAGGAGTCATGAATGCGGAGCAAGTGATGGTAACACTTCTTCAGCTTCAGCCATCGAAGGCAACTATGACTCAGGATTTGTAGGTTGGGATG TGCTCAAAGCACAGCACGGATTGAAGAACTTCTCCAAGAGGACCAAAATGTCAAACGTAAGCGAGAACGGTTCCAAAGGCAGTCATCTCTCCTCTCTAAACTTACTCGCCAGCTTAGCATCCATGACAACCGTGCAGCTGCTGCTAGCTGGTCCGATGGTGGCACTGGAGCAG AGAGCAGCCCAAGAACCCCTAGTCGCCCGGGTGATGAATGGAGGTCTGCATTCGATGCTGCAGCAAATGGGTCGTTCAGTGAGTCGAGGTCCAACAGCATCAATGGTCACAGCCGGCATTATAGCGACGCAAACTCTGGCAGCCGTCGCACACCAAATCGGTTGCCACCCCCACCACCACAGGGGAGTTCATGAATGTACAAATACTAGGCGACCAGATTGGCATCTTATACCTCTGGTATTCTTGTTGGATGCTCGTTTCCTTTGGGCTGTTGAGCTCCAAAAGGAGgaacaaatttaa
- the LOC103700489 gene encoding uncharacterized protein LOC103700489 isoform X5, which translates to MGGSCRGSSWTLVRQVMGGMIPKDNSPTPIPRSHECGASDGNTSSASAIEGNYDSGFVVLKAQHGLKNFSKRTKMSNVSENGSKGSHLSSLNLLASLASMTTVQLLLAGPMVALEQRAAQEPLVARVMNGGLHSMLQQMGRSVSRGPTASMVTAGIIATQTLAAVAHQIGCHPHHHRGVHECTNTRRPDWHLIPLVFLLDARFLWAVELQKEEQI; encoded by the exons ATGGGAGGATCGTGCCGAGGCAGTTCTTGGACCTTGGTCCGGCAGGTGATG GGAGGAATGATACCAAAGGACAACTCTCCTACCCCAATTCCTAGGAGTCATGAATGCGGAGCAAGTGATGGTAACACTTCTTCAGCTTCAGCCATCGAAGGCAACTATGACTCAGGATTTGTAG TGCTCAAAGCACAGCACGGATTGAAGAACTTCTCCAAGAGGACCAAAATGTCAAACGTAAGCGAGAACGGTTCCAAAGGCAGTCATCTCTCCTCTCTAAACTTACTCGCCAGCTTAGCATCCATGACAACCGTGCAGCTGCTGCTAGCTGGTCCGATGGTGGCACTGGAGCAG AGAGCAGCCCAAGAACCCCTAGTCGCCCGGGTGATGAATGGAGGTCTGCATTCGATGCTGCAGCAAATGGGTCGTTCAGTGAGTCGAGGTCCAACAGCATCAATGGTCACAGCCGGCATTATAGCGACGCAAACTCTGGCAGCCGTCGCACACCAAATCGGTTGCCACCCCCACCACCACAGGGGAGTTCATGAATGTACAAATACTAGGCGACCAGATTGGCATCTTATACCTCTGGTATTCTTGTTGGATGCTCGTTTCCTTTGGGCTGTTGAGCTCCAAAAGGAGgaacaaatttaa
- the LOC103700489 gene encoding uncharacterized protein LOC103700489 isoform X4 produces the protein MGGSCRGSSWTLVRQVMGGMIPKDNSPTPIPRSHECGASDGNTSSASAIEGNYDSGFVGWDVLKAQHGLKNFSKRTKMSNVSENGSKGSHLSSLNLLASLASMTTVQLLLAGPMVALEQRAAQEPLVARVMNGGLHSMLQQMGRSVSRGPTASMVTAGIIATQTLAAVAHQIGCHPHHHRGVHECTNTRRPDWHLIPLVFLLDARFLWAVELQKEEQI, from the exons ATGGGAGGATCGTGCCGAGGCAGTTCTTGGACCTTGGTCCGGCAGGTGATG GGAGGAATGATACCAAAGGACAACTCTCCTACCCCAATTCCTAGGAGTCATGAATGCGGAGCAAGTGATGGTAACACTTCTTCAGCTTCAGCCATCGAAGGCAACTATGACTCAGGATTTGTAGGTTGGGATG TGCTCAAAGCACAGCACGGATTGAAGAACTTCTCCAAGAGGACCAAAATGTCAAACGTAAGCGAGAACGGTTCCAAAGGCAGTCATCTCTCCTCTCTAAACTTACTCGCCAGCTTAGCATCCATGACAACCGTGCAGCTGCTGCTAGCTGGTCCGATGGTGGCACTGGAGCAG AGAGCAGCCCAAGAACCCCTAGTCGCCCGGGTGATGAATGGAGGTCTGCATTCGATGCTGCAGCAAATGGGTCGTTCAGTGAGTCGAGGTCCAACAGCATCAATGGTCACAGCCGGCATTATAGCGACGCAAACTCTGGCAGCCGTCGCACACCAAATCGGTTGCCACCCCCACCACCACAGGGGAGTTCATGAATGTACAAATACTAGGCGACCAGATTGGCATCTTATACCTCTGGTATTCTTGTTGGATGCTCGTTTCCTTTGGGCTGTTGAGCTCCAAAAGGAGgaacaaatttaa
- the LOC103700489 gene encoding uncharacterized protein LOC103700489 isoform X3 has translation MCMVKFGHIMLSCMQMKMLDPCIFFPLKMHIYDRSLGSCGNDKQGGMIPKDNSPTPIPRSHECGASDVLKAQHGLKNFSKRTKMSNVSENGSKGSHLSSLNLLASLASMTTVQLLLAGPMVALEQRAAQEPLVARVMNGGLHSMLQQMGRSVSRGPTASMVTAGIIATQTLAAVAHQIGCHPHHHRGVHECTNTRRPDWHLIPLVFLLDARFLWAVELQKEEQI, from the exons ATGTGTATGGTCAAGTTTGGCCACATCATGTTGAGCTGTATGCAAATGAAGATGCTTGACCCCTGCATTTTTTTCCCGCTAAAGATGCACATTTATGATCGTAGTCTTGGTTCATGTGGAAATGACAAGCAG GGAGGAATGATACCAAAGGACAACTCTCCTACCCCAATTCCTAGGAGTCATGAATGCGGAGCAAGTGATG TGCTCAAAGCACAGCACGGATTGAAGAACTTCTCCAAGAGGACCAAAATGTCAAACGTAAGCGAGAACGGTTCCAAAGGCAGTCATCTCTCCTCTCTAAACTTACTCGCCAGCTTAGCATCCATGACAACCGTGCAGCTGCTGCTAGCTGGTCCGATGGTGGCACTGGAGCAG AGAGCAGCCCAAGAACCCCTAGTCGCCCGGGTGATGAATGGAGGTCTGCATTCGATGCTGCAGCAAATGGGTCGTTCAGTGAGTCGAGGTCCAACAGCATCAATGGTCACAGCCGGCATTATAGCGACGCAAACTCTGGCAGCCGTCGCACACCAAATCGGTTGCCACCCCCACCACCACAGGGGAGTTCATGAATGTACAAATACTAGGCGACCAGATTGGCATCTTATACCTCTGGTATTCTTGTTGGATGCTCGTTTCCTTTGGGCTGTTGAGCTCCAAAAGGAGgaacaaatttaa
- the LOC103700489 gene encoding uncharacterized protein LOC103700489 isoform X2 → MCMVKFGHIMLSCMQMKMLDPCIFFPLKMHIYDRSLGSCGNDKQGGMIPKDNSPTPIPRSHECGASDGNTSSASAIEGNYDSGFVVLKAQHGLKNFSKRTKMSNVSENGSKGSHLSSLNLLASLASMTTVQLLLAGPMVALEQRAAQEPLVARVMNGGLHSMLQQMGRSVSRGPTASMVTAGIIATQTLAAVAHQIGCHPHHHRGVHECTNTRRPDWHLIPLVFLLDARFLWAVELQKEEQI, encoded by the exons ATGTGTATGGTCAAGTTTGGCCACATCATGTTGAGCTGTATGCAAATGAAGATGCTTGACCCCTGCATTTTTTTCCCGCTAAAGATGCACATTTATGATCGTAGTCTTGGTTCATGTGGAAATGACAAGCAG GGAGGAATGATACCAAAGGACAACTCTCCTACCCCAATTCCTAGGAGTCATGAATGCGGAGCAAGTGATGGTAACACTTCTTCAGCTTCAGCCATCGAAGGCAACTATGACTCAGGATTTGTAG TGCTCAAAGCACAGCACGGATTGAAGAACTTCTCCAAGAGGACCAAAATGTCAAACGTAAGCGAGAACGGTTCCAAAGGCAGTCATCTCTCCTCTCTAAACTTACTCGCCAGCTTAGCATCCATGACAACCGTGCAGCTGCTGCTAGCTGGTCCGATGGTGGCACTGGAGCAG AGAGCAGCCCAAGAACCCCTAGTCGCCCGGGTGATGAATGGAGGTCTGCATTCGATGCTGCAGCAAATGGGTCGTTCAGTGAGTCGAGGTCCAACAGCATCAATGGTCACAGCCGGCATTATAGCGACGCAAACTCTGGCAGCCGTCGCACACCAAATCGGTTGCCACCCCCACCACCACAGGGGAGTTCATGAATGTACAAATACTAGGCGACCAGATTGGCATCTTATACCTCTGGTATTCTTGTTGGATGCTCGTTTCCTTTGGGCTGTTGAGCTCCAAAAGGAGgaacaaatttaa